In Desulfovibrio sp. 86, the following proteins share a genomic window:
- a CDS encoding cytochrome c3 family protein, whose amino-acid sequence MKKSLALTCMLALLFAVSAWAAPAVPDKPLEIKGSQKTVMFPHAPHSKVECVTCHHPVDGKESFAKCSNAGCHDDLTGKKGEKSLYYVIHTKTGLKHTNCMECHTKTVAEKPDLKKDLTACAKSKCHP is encoded by the coding sequence GTGAAAAAATCCCTTGCTCTTACCTGTATGTTGGCCCTGCTCTTCGCTGTAAGCGCTTGGGCCGCTCCCGCTGTGCCTGATAAACCGCTGGAGATCAAAGGCTCTCAGAAGACCGTCATGTTTCCCCACGCTCCTCATTCCAAGGTGGAATGCGTGACCTGTCACCACCCTGTTGACGGGAAGGAAAGCTTCGCCAAGTGCAGCAACGCTGGCTGCCACGATGACCTGACCGGCAAAAAGGGCGAGAAGAGCCTGTACTACGTGATCCATACCAAGACCGGACTCAAGCACACCAACTGCATGGAATGTCACACCAAGACCGTGGCCGAAAAGCCCGATCTCAAGAAAGACCTGACCGCTTGCGCCAAGTCCAAGTGCCATCCGTAA